The genomic window GCTTTAATTATCTTGTTGGATCAATTTCCTCGCAACATCTTCAGAGGTACTGCCCAAGCCTTTGCCACAGACCCGCAAGCACTTGCAGCAGCAAAGTATGCTGTAGTTAATAATTTTGATAAAGAACTGCTACCAGTGCAGCGATGGTTTGTTTACTTACCTTTTGAACACAGTGAAGATTTGAATCATCAGCGTCAGTCGCTGGAGTTGTTTAAGCAACTGAGTGATGACCCTGATAGTGCTGACACTATTTCCTACGCAGTTCGACACTTGGAGGTAATTGAGCGTTTTGGGCGCTTTCCCCATCGAAATCTGATTTTGGGTCGAAAGTCAACACCCGAAGAGGCAGAATTTCTCACGCAGCCCGGATCATCTTTTTAACACTAAAAACCTCTCCCCCAACCGCGCCCCTCCTAGCCTGGACAGGCTAAGCAAGTTGGGTTGCGCCGCGCTCTTAGTAAGAAACCCGGTTTCTTCTTTGAAACCGGGTTTGGAGGAAACATTTAATGTGAACAAGAGGGCAACTATACTTGGCACGAGAGTAGTTACGCCCTCTTGTTTTTCTCGTTAATAGGCGTTACTTTTGGGAATAATTTTGTTGATAACAGCAAATCAAAAAGCAGATGATTGTAGCTGAAACACCGCGATTGATTCTGCGACATTTAACCTTAGATGACGCGGACGACTTAGCGACGATTTACGCCGATACTGTTGTTATGAAGTTCTATCCCAGTACGCAGACATACGAAGAGACAAAGCAACAGGTTGAGC from Funiculus sociatus GB2-C1 includes these protein-coding regions:
- a CDS encoding DUF924 family protein: MSQVNEILDFWFGREDEPGYGKPRQVWFTKKPEFDQEIQTRFRQDYELAAAGQLDYWKSSPHSCLALIILLDQFPRNIFRGTAQAFATDPQALAAAKYAVVNNFDKELLPVQRWFVYLPFEHSEDLNHQRQSLELFKQLSDDPDSADTISYAVRHLEVIERFGRFPHRNLILGRKSTPEEAEFLTQPGSSF